TAATTGGGAACGTTGATAGTATTACAGGGAGGAAGATTATAACAACCTTATTTTTTTCTCCATGAACGTGCGCTGTTGAAGTTTGGCTCCCCTTTCTGCTTTGTGTATGCTTGCTTACATGGTTGAACCAAATAAAAGAAAGTGGAATGCCAAAATGATCGTACTGTAGTTCAGGCGTGCTTCTGGCAATGAAAATAAGGGTCTGGGTTCTTCTTATGACAGGTTTAGTACCAGAGCGTCAGAACTAATTTACTGAGTTTCCACTTGAAGCTTACTGGCATATCTTGCAAGTGGAGAAAAAAAGCTGCTCCATATCAAAGATGAGCTTCAGATCTATTGAGCAATTACTTAGAAGGAACAGCAAGACCAAAATTGATCAGAACATTGCTAATGGGATTCATGACCAGAAGGAAGAGCAGTCTGTGCAATCCTTAAGGGAATCACTTCTTGCAAGCAACCAGCTCCCAGAGAAGTTTGATGATTATCATGTCCTACTACGGTATGCAAATTTTATGCATTATCCAAAAACTATATTGTATGCTTATCTAAATAACTGGAAAATATTTTACACCTCAACTGGGAGTTAAGATGTATTATGATTTTTCATTGAAGATCTTGAACTGATTGCTATCTTCACCATTTAGCTTTCTGAGAATGCGAGGATTTAATGTATTAAAGGCAAAAGAGATGTTCTTGAATATGCTGAAATGGCGTCAGGATTGTGCTATTGATGCCATTGCAAAGGTATGACATGGGTTTTGTTTGTAAATACTGCCATGTAATATGTCCAGACAGTCTTGGAATGTTCTTGTATCCTTCTACATTTGTAGCTGTAAAGATTGGATTGTGGTCTCACAGTATTATTGTTGTCTTGTTGAATATTAAGGGAAACCGGTGTTTCTATGTTACAGGATTTTAAATTTGAGGAGTATGATGCATTAAAACGATGCTATCCTCATGGATTTCATGGAGTTGACAGATTTGGAAGGCCACTATACATTGAACGGATTGGCTCAGTGGATCTTAATAAGTTCATGCAAGTGACTAGTATTGATCGATATATAAAATATCATATATCAGAACAAGAGAAAACTTTATCTTTCAGATATCCTGCTTGCTCTCTTGCCACAAACAAGCACATATCCTCTACAACAGCCATATTAGATGTGAAAGGATTGGTGCGTTCTGTGATGTCTTCTTATTAGTGCTATACTTTAATTCCATTGTTTCATTGAAGAAAGTAGTAGCATTACTGTTCAACCATTTCTTCGTTGTCTGAAACTGAGGCCAAGCATTTGTCTTGAAAGCAGGTACTTAAAGTGTTTTGATTATCTTATTACTTGACTCATTCTTAAGGCCCTTCCTGCGTCAAGTTGTATCTACATTAGGAGTTTATGGCTGCAATAACAATGTCATTCATGAAACTATCATATTTCTAAGCTGTTTAAGGTCTTGCACTAGCCCAGATGGGGTATTTTACtgtgtaccaaagcattcattttgGCACTCCTGTTATTTCAGGGCATGAACAACTTTTCAAAAGCCGCACGAGAGATGTTCATAGAAATTCAGAAGATTGACAGCAACTACTATCCAGAGGTAACTTTTGGACCGTAGAAATGTTTGAATTTGTTGAGCAGTCAAAATTTATATAATTATGATTTGGACTAGATGATATTTCCATATCTTTAAGTTCAAACTAGGAATTAAAAAAAGTCGTCCAACAGAGACTAGCTCCTGTGCCATTTTTTATTAAGAAGAAACTAGCAATGTGGGTGGCAGGTTAACCACACACCCGTGTGTGCACCATTAGTCAATTGGTCTACGCTCAACCCGCAAGTAGAAACTAAGAATGAAAAAGAGAACTAGCAGTTCTGCGGTCACCTAGGAGTTTGGAGCTTCATTTCCAGAATAACTCTCATGCCGAACCAGCCCAAAACATAAATAGTCATATTATAGCTAAAATATCCTACTGTTCCGAAACTTAACTACTTCTAGATTTTGTGTAGCTTTAATCTCAGCAGAAAATAGTTTCAACAATATATTCATATGGTCCTGTTTTATGCTACAGACATTACATCAACTTTACATAATCAATGCTGGATCTGGATTTAGAGCATTGTGGAAAGTACTAAAAGCATTTATGGAGGCAAGAACTTTAAAAAAGATTCAGGTAGCGCATGCTTCTTTAGTTGACTGCTAATTATTCTTGTTTGACAAAATAGATAAAATCATTGAATACTCTGCTTACTCCCATGCTATTTGTTAGGTATTGGGGGCCAACTACCTTAGCCCAGTACTAGAAGCTGTTGAGCCAAGGTAAAATGCATGAAGACATAAGCAACTTTTTCATATTTAGCAAATTGACCGTTTGCTCCATCCTGCAGCAATTTACCTGACTTTCTGGGTGGAACATGTACTTGCTCTGCCACTGGAGGGTGCTTGCTCCAAGATAAAGGACCTTGGACTGATGCGGGGACTATTCGTTCTTCTAAGGTGAGGTATGTTGATTCTTTTAGAGTTTGTTTGAAATTTGCTGGGAAACTGAATTAGTAAGGAGTTCCTTTAATCCATCAGCGATGTTGTTGGGAGTATATTTGTATTTGTACTTACCTAGAAACCTTTTGGTGAAGTGGAAAATCTTTCAATAAGATTTAGTTGGGTAGTTTCATGTGGCCTATTTCGTTATTGCTGTTCTTGGCAATTTTCACTTTGGTTGAGAGAAGCCTATCCTTGGTTCCCAAGTAGGGATGCTACAATATTGCTGTTTGGTCAGTGGCTATTCATGTGTTGGTGCTATGATTTTTATTTCAAGTGTTACGGGCTAGATACTTCATGGTTGTTCAATTTTAAATCTCGATTTAGTATATCTACTATCCTATTTTATCTTTATCTTTACTCATAAATATTGGAGTTGGTGGTGACAGTCTGCCATCGCACCTGTCCTTCGCCGAAGTAACTCATCCCTGGTTGGCATTCTCCCCATCTGCACCATCTTGGGTTTGCAAATATGCCGTATGGTTGTTCTACGGTCTTGCTATTTCCAAAGTTGTCTTCTTCTTGACCTCAAAGTCACTTTTTGTTGCCCATGAATCTGTAAATGATTAGACTTTTCAGTTCCGTAGTAATGCACGGGCATTCAGAGTAGTAAAAAAATTGCAATGTGGCTTCATTTCCTCAATTGTCCCCTCATCTCTCCAGCAAGGTTTTCCTTTCTTCTTTTTGCGGCTGGTTTTCCTTTGCTCGAGAGAAAAATAAATATTAAGTAGCACGAGGACCTTCCCCATCAAAAGAGATCATGAATTGGAGCAAGTAAAAGTTGTCAAATCTTATTATCCCTATGCATTTCATCTTCTTTGTGCCTTTTATCCTCCATTTCATCAGTAAGTGTCATAGCAGAATAAGAAGAAACATACTCCTATCTTCTCTCCTCACCTCCCTCATTTTCCTTGCAAAGACCACATTATGGATTCTTGACACTTCATTTGCAGGAGCCTTCAGCAAGACTTGTAGATCCCACTCGTGGTAGGAAACGTACTCTTGGCATGTTGTTATTAGAGGATAAACAGGTCTTGATACTGTCATTTTTTATTTACTGAAATCTTGTTTCTGTCCTTGTAGACTACCATGTAATAAATTGGAACAACATGTGATAGCACGCAACATAGAAAGTAGAAAAGAAATTCTCAAAAGTGTTCTGCTATGGTTTGACCGTGAACCAGCCATACAGTTCCACTGAGAGTTCACATTAGCAGATACTATGTGTATGTATTTTACATTAGTAGTTTTGCCTCATAGTCCAGTTACTCCTTATGAAATGAGAATTCTCCAGTTACTATTTCTGATCAATCTGTATGGAACAGGTTGCTAATGAGACCAGGGAAAATATTCAACTAAAACAAGCCAACGAACAGATCTCAGGGAAGGTACAAGAACTTGAAGATTGTGCTGCTCAAACCAAGGAGGTGAGAAAAGACAATTATTTAAGAAATGTAGCCTAAGAAAATATCAGATCAGCCGAGTGATAATTTCTTGTATGCTCAGACCCTGGAGACACTAGTATGCAAGCAGAATGAACTTGCAACCCACATTGAAGAGTTGAGAAAACTCCTACGGTGAGAATCCTTTTATATTTCTCTAACCGCAGGCTGTGAATCCTTTTCAAAATTAAAGTCATAATATCTTGTGATTTTGCTCGTTAATACAGGGATGATGTTGCTGCACAGAAGAAAGCAAGTGTCCAGACCTTGAAGTGAGAAGGAATCAACGAAGTGAGGAGTTCGGCACCTTAGATGGTTTCGAGGAATAGTTCTATAATCCCCATCAGCCTGTTGGATCCTGTCATGCATGTTCATCATGTCGACTTCGAAATGTGGTTTTATTTCTTGCGTACAGACTGTCATATACTTCTCTGCcatatcatttcaaaaaaagtgGCATATCATGTTACTCATGTAATTTATCTTTATATAATATTATTGTGAACAAATTTCTCATCTCTTGTACTTCCTCCATCCCATGAAACTTGTCTTAAACTTTGTTCAAATTTAGGTTTATCTAGACACCATATAGTAGCTGATACaccaaatttagacaaagttaAGACATGTTTCATGGGATGGAGAGAGTATTAAATTACTCTCTGTGTTACTCCCTGCAAATATCTACCATCCCCGAGGCTTCACTGAACATCGTGGTTGCATTTCATATGCATTTCAGGAGATCATTTTAGCTTTTGGTATAACTGCGACTAAGTGAGGTTGCAAAGCCTTGATCACCACCTGGTTTGTCTGAAACACAGGTCCATATTGTGGTACCTGCAGAAACAGTAAAAAGCAACTTATCCATCCCCAACGGCATCTGCGCGAGCAGAGTTAAACTTTCATAAATGATGGCTTGTATGTTTCGAAATAGACTTTGgtcccgctttataaataaatcCGCAACGATCTAAAAGATACAAGATGGCTAGGAGAACCTCTTACAAAGCAGATCAAAGAAAAAACAGAACACAAACAACCCAAACTTGCCACCAAAAACATtgattttcgataaagggaatatattaatatcgagagatatcaattacacacagcctctgcaacaacgcaccaccctaatggcactatggatgcacacaaccaaaaaaaggaaaagaaaactaagaaacaaaagtcccgctatagtgtctcgggcctaacaacagcaatacatccaccaccatgacaatgaattgcagactctccaaaaaacaacgcctccaagaagggaacagtgctccaacaccgtcatcgcccgatcaaagatcttaggttttcaccctgaagatagtccccactctcaaaacaatgcctccaccaagatcactgccaggcacaaccagttaaggccagaccttgggttttcacctgaaaggtaggactctgcgcttcacatgtgttgtcgcccccactttcataccgctgatgtgaagtccagacaccaagcaagcccctcaacagcgcggagacttgaacctcccttagctagtcctcccctccggccttcatgaaattatcttcttccgactttcatcatggatccatagtcacttgatgtcaacacagaaaaagagcttcacgccgctccctccggaaccaaacggtcgtaataaaagcatgggtgcgcgcgaccgaataccacccgatccagcgaactccagacataagatgcactgttccattcgtcggcggagccttccggaactcatcatTCCAGCTCGATGAAGAAGATCCACCAAAAACATTGATGCGAGACCGAGTCGATTCGGGGATCCACAGCGACGCCCTGTGCCTTCGCTGTCGAGACCGAtaggtctagggttttcacctggAGCCGTACCGCGGGGCGGATACCCACAACGGCACCCCCAAGATGCTTACGACACCCGCAGACATCGTTGTCATTGGCGCCGAGGCGCTGAGCTTTCGCTCGGAAGCATCCGCACACCGTGCCCGAGAACTTAGCCGCATGTTGTCCCCAAGTTGGGCTTCCCAAACACAATCTGGGGTTGCCAAAGCCGAAGTGCCGCCAACACTAGGATCCCCCACTGTCCGCTCCACACCATCCTCATGACCGAAGCGTgagaccaccaccaccgccacgttGCCTTCCGTAGAGCCATCTGCGCATTCTACCTTCCAGGCCGACACCTCGGCATCCCCACTAGCCCATGGCTAGACCAACACACTGCAACGCGAACTGGACATGGTAGGAAGGCACCATTTCCTGCAGCCATCAAAGCACACGACAACCCAGGGAAGGGGATCCACCCTCTGCCACCTAAGGTGCACGCCGTTCGGACGCAGTAACATGCCCAATTCGGCCTAGATTAGGCTCGTCCGCCTGCCAGGCCTCGATCTAGCCCCGATCATTAGACATGCCACCACGCAGCTGTGCCCAGGCCGTCGTTGCCATCCACCTGCAACACCGTGCCACCAACAAACCGCCATGTGCTATCCAGACACCATGAGCGGCGTCGCCGCAACCTCACACCTCACACCTCACAAGATGGCCCCGGCCGAGACCGCACACCGCCGCAAAGAAACACCCACACCACGACGCCCGGGGGACAAAGCCGCACCGTTACCGATGCCCCCATGTTGCCGATCAAGCCAGACACTTCGTCGGCATCCTAGAACTCACCACCACACTCCAGCAAGAACATCACCTCGACCCCCGGACGGAAGAGGAATCGCACTGGCCGTGCTACCAAGGACCGCTAGATCTGGGCCCACCTGTCCCACATCTGGCACTAGCAGCGGTGCAAGCAAGGATCAGCCCTGCTGGCGCTGGCCCCGATCGAGGCCCTCCTGAGCCGCGCCGCTAGTAGCCTCCCTGATGTCGCCCTCCGCGACCGCCCATGGCCACGCACCGCGCTAGCCCACACCGGACCAAGCTCTAGGAACCCCGAGGAGCACCGTCACCGACCTATCATGTCCCGCCGAGGACTGCGCGTGAGCGGGTAGAGAAGAACCCGCCGGCGTCGGCACCGCACGGGCTTTGTCTGGCGGCCCTCACCACCGGTAGCAAAAGAGGAGGGGAGGAGGAGGGGTGGGGGTGCAAGGGCTAGGGTTTTGCCCCTTGCGTCCCCCGCGGGAACCCGGACCGCGGGAGAGAATCAATCTTTTGGCTTGTATCTTCATAGATGATGGCTTGTATGAGTATGATGAGCAACTATGGAGGGAGATATGAACTACGCCTTCTCTCCGTAATATAAGATTTTATTATAAACTGAAATTTTGCGGTTCCCTTACATGGTGACTGGCTGGAATCGGCGGATGTGAGCTCGTCCTCGACGACAATCGCTGCCATTGAGCCTCCCTTAAGCATCGTCAGTGTAAACTTGGGCATCTATATACCTATCTATTGCATCTTAGCGTGGTATATATCGTCAGGTCATCGTCGACCGGTGGCCGCTACCACTGTTTGTCGTCATCGGCGACACATCAACGACCATTAGGTAGTGCCGCCGCCTTGTTAGGTTCCCCGTAACGTGTTGATTCGAACACACCTAACCACGCATTCCCGATAACCCTGCAACAATGTCACCATCCTCGACCGATGACATTGACGTCATCCCAAGCTCAGCCAACGAGTTTGACTTGGTCAATGCTTACACGGTAGCCTAAGTGTCCACTGGTCCCATCAGTCAGTAACTGTATTTAGGTCTAGTCACTGTAGAAATAGGATTTAACCATTTAATCATTTTTAGGAAATTAACCAAACTTTGAAAAACCCTAACTAAAtgaatcataaaatacaaataagatatcaaaatgttcacaaaAATAAGATCTATTTAGTTACGCCGTAACATTGTTTGTTTGTGTGAAATAAAATTATTAAGTTTTATAAACCATGTTTATCCCTTTTATTTATTATAAATTCCAAGAAAATAAATATTAGATATTATTAATTCTCAACACAGTGGATAATACTTGAGGGTCACTCTTGAAGAGAGTGTCCTTAATTCAGAAGTGTCAAACAACCTAAACATCTCCAAACTCACTATGGAAGGAGACCATGCTCTCGCCTTAGTTAATGTGCTTAAAAATGGAAATCTTGCGTTTGATGTTGGCCACACCAAGCTACTTAAGGACTCAACAATCCTCGATGAGGCTCATAACGCCTTGAAGAGAGAATTTTCTAGTCTCTCAAAGTCTTGTGGGCAACCTCAAATGCAACCATCttaagttgaagtgcttgattcCTCTAACCCTTATTGTGAGAACTTGAAGGAGATTGATAGGTTGAATGCCAAGATGGCGGGGCTTCTCACCCTCGCCTTAGCCAAGGAAGGCTTAAGCAATGATGGGTTTGTGGATGCTCCCAATCCCAAGAGCAAGAAGAGAAAGAATAATAAGAAGAATAAAAAGAACAAGGGTGTTGCCCGTAAGACCCGGGACTCTAGCCCAAGGAGGGGTGGAATGCCCAGTCCAACATAAAGGGGCAAAGTCGGTGCTAACAATCTGTCCCATGTTC
This region of Lolium perenne isolate Kyuss_39 chromosome 2, Kyuss_2.0, whole genome shotgun sequence genomic DNA includes:
- the LOC127333600 gene encoding phosphatidylinositol/phosphatidylcholine transfer protein SFH11 isoform X2, whose protein sequence is MSFRSIEQLLRRNSKTKIDQNIANGIHDQKEEQSVQSLRESLLASNQLPEKFDDYHVLLRFLRMRGFNVLKAKEMFLNMLKWRQDCAIDAIAKDFKFEEYDALKRCYPHGFHGVDRFGRPLYIERIGSVDLNKFMQVTSIDRYIKYHISEQEKTLSFRYPACSLATNKHISSTTAILDVKGLGMNNFSKAAREMFIEIQKIDSNYYPETLHQLYIINAGSGFRALWKVLKAFMEARTLKKIQVLGANYLSPVLEAVEPSNLPDFLGGTCTCSATGGCLLQDKGPWTDAGTIRSSKVANETRENIQLKQANEQISGKVQELEDCAAQTKETLETLVCKQNELATHIEELRKLLRDDVAAQKKASVQTLK
- the LOC127333600 gene encoding phosphatidylinositol/phosphatidylcholine transfer protein SFH11 isoform X1 — protein: MSFRSIEQLLRRNSKTKIDQNIANGIHDQKEEQSVQSLRESLLASNQLPEKFDDYHVLLRFLRMRGFNVLKAKEMFLNMLKWRQDCAIDAIAKDFKFEEYDALKRCYPHGFHGVDRFGRPLYIERIGSVDLNKFMQVTSIDRYIKYHISEQEKTLSFRYPACSLATNKHISSTTAILDVKGLGMNNFSKAAREMFIEIQKIDSNYYPETLHQLYIINAGSGFRALWKVLKAFMEARTLKKIQVLGANYLSPVLEAVEPSNLPDFLGGTCTCSATGGCLLQDKGPWTDAGTIRSSKEPSARLVDPTRGRKRTLGMLLLEDKQVANETRENIQLKQANEQISGKVQELEDCAAQTKETLETLVCKQNELATHIEELRKLLRDDVAAQKKASVQTLK